In Bradysia coprophila strain Holo2 unplaced genomic scaffold, BU_Bcop_v1 contig_24, whole genome shotgun sequence, one genomic interval encodes:
- the LOC119078115 gene encoding nitric oxide synthase-like, with protein sequence MELLNDKIVLCPSVNLNCKNHLTSVKVDAEMNDKRSTVPSPKPLKITNFASNAESYDLLHQSSFNRIGCSKNICKGSLVSVNVLPNTLREPEAILEHATDFMIQYYQSLNDENSDQHISRLRQVEEDLTQTGTYHLSEDELLFGCKTAWRNAARCIARIQWNKLKLFDCRHVTTASEMFEALCNQLSYSQNGGNVRSAVTVFPQRTNLSSDFRIWNSLLVSYAGYQEADGSILGDPKNVELTKICIQLGWKPARTNFDVLPLVLSANGNDPEYFEYPKNFIIEVPLTHPKFDWFEKMNLKWYALPAVANMKLDCGGLIFTGCVFTAWYTSYEIACRNLCEETRLNLMKPIGLKMGLNTRNSTSLWKDKVLVEVNVAVLYSYRKAKVTIMDHYTASESFMKHMDNESKLRRGCPADWVWIVPPISSSLTQVFHQEMLNYRLWPSYEYQDSPIKSHQWRGLNKKSYAGHFKHLKEVAISVLFADVLYRRALRTRTNVTVLYATETGNAQCYAEKLVKLMSTIFNAKIYNMSDYNVESLDKETILFCIVSTTGNGDPPENAIEFFKHLETLKNDDFHLALKFSVFALGSSAYPNLCKFGISLDRTINELGGERILPVVLGDELCDQKHDFQQWAGDIFKICCDKFLVDFSHVPKHLISLETSIRTEKNVRLASVCDGAYVRDSLEELLGRFHRKNIYSCQLKCRPLNLRRDTASVCILVEICIDGSEINYEPGDHVGICPVNDPQLVNGLIEKFNEVEDPDEILRMEILADANGEVIQTWRHHNKIPKASIRTLLSRFLNITTPPSKQFLSFLAAHCHNEEEMLRMELLSTDNDRYELWKSRKLPHMLAVLDEFPSCRPPIAPFLANLDTLQPRFYSISSSQRKYPDEVHLTVDIVKYESDDGEIRSGVCSNYLNSLTANDEILLYFRSAHNFHLPTTVSADPSPLILIGPGTGIAPFRSFWQEYEMLKHNNSSTEGPKIWIFSGNRTKNHEIYMDEKLEMLAKQVLEKSYLALSREPGQKRTYVQDLLLRDFSQIYQLTKHENAHVYVCGDVRMAEGVHETFKKIVAIKEQVDEMSAEKFLQQLKNQNRYHVDSFGAIHHTAKI encoded by the exons ATGGAATtattaaatgacaaaattgtTCTGTGTCCATCAGTGAATCTGAATtgtaaaaatcatttaacTTCAGTGAAAGTTGATGCAGAAATGAATGATAAGCGATCAACAGTTCCATCACCGAAACCTTTGAAAATCACGAATTTTGCCTCGAATGCAGAATCGTACGATCTGCTGCATCAGAGTTCGTTCAAT CGAATAGGATGTTCAAAAAACATTTGCAAGGGCAGCCTAGTTTCAGTGAACGTTCTACCAAACACCCTTCGCGAACCAGAAGCCATTCTTGAGCATGCCACAGATTTTATGATACAATATTACCAGTCCTTGAATGATGAAAACTCTGATCAGCACATTTCGAGATTGCGACAAGTCGAAGAGGACCTTACACAAACGGGCACATATCATCTAAGTGAAGATGAGCTGCTGTTTGGATGCAAAACTGCGTGGAGAAATGCTGCACGGTGTATAGCAAGGATTCAATGgaataaattgaaa ctctTCGATTGCCGTCATGTCACGACTGCGTCGGAAATGTTTGAAGCTTTATGCAATCAGTTGAGCTACAGCCAAAACGGTGGAAACGTGAG ATCTGCAGTTACCGTCTTTCCGCAAAGGACAAACTTGTCGTCCGATTTCAGAATATGGAACAGTTTACTCGTCTCCTATGCAGGCTATCAGGAGGCTGATGGATCCATTCTAGGAGACCCGAAAAACGTAGAACTaacgaaaatttgtattcAACTTGGATGGAAACCAGCACGGACGAATTTTGATGTTCTGCCACTCGTCCTCTCGGCAAACGGAAATGA cCCAGAATATTTTGAGTAtccgaaaaatttcattatcgAAGTTCCTCTGACCCACCCAAA ATTCGATTGGTTTGAAAAAATGAACTTGAAATGGTATGCATTACCGGCTGTAGCTAATATGAAATTAGACTGTGGTGGTTTAATATTTACCGGTTGTGTGTTCACCGCCTGGTACACATCGTATGAAATCGCTTGCCGCAATCTTTGCGAAGAAACGCGCCTGAATCTCATGAAG CCAATCGGTTTGAAGATGGGACTCAATACGAGAAACTCCACTTCCCTATGGAAGGACAAAGTTCTCGTAGAAGTGAACGTGGCAGTTCTCTACAGTTATCGAAAGGCGAAAGTAACGATTATGGATCATTACACGGCCAGTGAAAGTTTCATGAAGCATATGGACAATGAATCCAAGCTAAGACGAGGTTGTCCAGCTGATTGGGTGTGGATCGTTCC TCCCATTTCGTCGTCATTAACGCAAGTCTTTCATCAAGAAATGTTGAACTATCGGCTGTGGCCATCTTACGAGTATCAGGATAGTccaa tCAAATCACACCAGTGGAGGGGACTTAACAAGAAATCATATGCAGGACATTTCAAGCATTTAAAGGAGGTCGCAAT ATCCGTTCTTTTCGCTGATGTCTTATATCGGAGAGCATTGAGAACACGAACCAATGTGACCGTTTTATATGCAACAGAAACGGGAAACGCCCAGTGCTATGCCGAAAAACTGGTGAAACTTATGAGCACTATTTTTAACGCAAAA ATTTATAATATGTCTGATTATAATGTTGAATCACTAGACAAGGAAACTATACTGTTCTGCATTGTCTCGACTACTGGAAATGGAGATCCACCAGAAAATGCGATAGAATTCTTTAAACATTTGGAGACTCTGAAGAACGATGACTTTCATCTAGCTCTCAA ATTTTCCGTTTTCGCTCTCGGATCATCAGCATATCCTAATCTATGTAAGTTCGGAATTTCGCTGGACAGAACCATCAACGAACTTGGTGGGGAACGAATTTTGCCCGTTGTGCTTGGTGATGAGTTGTGCGACCAGAAACACGATTTTCAACAGTGGGCTGGAGATATTTTCAAGATATGCTGCGACAAATTCCTAGTTGATTTCAGTCATGTCCCGAAACACCTAATCTCATTGGAGACCTCGATTCGGACcgagaaaaatgtacgactgGCATCAGTTTGTGATGGCGCGTATGTTCGTGATTCTCTAGAGGAATTGCTCGGTAGATTCCaccgtaaaaatatttattcctGTCAACTGAAGTGCAGACCACTAAATCTTCGGAGAGATACAGCCTCGGTCTGCATACTCGTGGAAATTTGTATTGATGGG AGCGAAATCAACTACGAACCGGGTGATCATGTGGGCATATGTCCAGTCAACGATCCTCAACTTGTCAATGGATTGATAGAAAAGTTCAACGAAGTTGAAGATCCGGACGAAATACTCCGCATGGAAATCTTGGCTGATGCCAACGGAGAGGTCATTCAAACCTGGCGACATCACAACAAAATTCCCAAAGCCTCGATTCGCACATTGCTCTCaagatttttgaatattaCAACCCCTCCATCGAagcaatttttatcatttctgGCTGCTCACTGTCACAACGAAGAGGAAATGCTTCGAATGGAATTGCTTTCAACTGATAATGACCGTTATGAATTGTGGAAATCAAGAAAGTTACCACATATGTTGGCTGTTCTCGACGAGTTCCCATCATGTCGACCACCAATCGCGCCATTCCTTGCTAATTTGGATACACTCCAACCTCGATTCTACTCGATTTCGTCATCACAACGGAAGTATCCGGATGAAGTTCATTTGACTGTTGACATCGTTAAATATGAATCTGACG ATGGAGAAATCCGATCAGGTGTCTGCTCAAATTATCTTAACAGCTTGACTGCCAACGATGAGATTCTATTGTATTTTCGTAGTGcccacaattttcatttgccCACAACAGTGAGTGCTGATCCATCTCCGTTGATATTGATTGGACCAG GTACTGGAATTGCACCTTTTAGAAGTTTCTGGCAGGAATACGAAATGCTCAAGCATAACAACTCTTCAACTGAAGGACcaaaaatttggatattttctgGCAATCGAACTAAGAACCATGAGATTTACATGGACGAGAAGCTTGAAATGTTAGCGAAACAAGTTTTAGAGAAGAGCTACTTGGCTCTGTCACGCGAACCCGGTCAGAAAAGG ACCTACGTCCAGGACCTTTTACTCCGTGACTTTAGCCAGATATATCAACTTACTAAGCACGAAAATGCACATGTCTATGTTTGCGGTGATGTTCGCATGGCCGAGGGTGTGCA